The following coding sequences lie in one Petrotoga sibirica DSM 13575 genomic window:
- a CDS encoding response regulator transcription factor, with protein sequence MFRILVVEDDRSISRLLELELSHAGYNVEIAKDGDEALKFYENFKPDIILLDIMLPIRDGFKVAEAIRDHDSDIGIIMITARGELENKVKGLKNADDYVVKPFEIEEILARIEALLKRMGKTKELIKVGDIEIYPQYMEVLVNKKNVHLSLTEFNILKLLAINKNIVVSKEKILEKIWGYYDEENNNLVEVYINYLRKKLKDSTQNIETVRGVGYVIREKESKT encoded by the coding sequence ATGTTTAGAATTCTAGTAGTAGAAGACGATAGATCCATCTCAAGGCTTTTAGAGTTGGAATTATCTCACGCCGGCTACAACGTAGAAATAGCAAAAGACGGAGACGAAGCCTTAAAATTCTATGAAAATTTTAAGCCTGATATAATATTATTGGATATAATGTTGCCTATAAGAGATGGATTTAAAGTTGCTGAGGCAATTAGAGACCATGACAGTGATATTGGAATAATAATGATCACAGCCAGAGGAGAGCTAGAAAACAAAGTTAAAGGTTTAAAAAACGCAGATGATTATGTGGTTAAACCTTTTGAAATAGAAGAAATATTGGCAAGAATAGAGGCTTTGTTAAAAAGAATGGGAAAAACTAAAGAACTGATAAAAGTCGGAGACATAGAGATTTATCCTCAATACATGGAAGTTCTTGTAAACAAAAAAAATGTTCATTTGAGCCTCACGGAATTTAACATACTAAAGTTACTGGCTATCAATAAAAATATAGTTGTCTCAAAAGAAAAAATCTTAGAAAAGATTTGGGGATACTACGATGAAGAGAACAACAACTTAGTTGAAGTATACATCAATTATTTAAGAAAAAAATTGAAAGATTCCACACAAAATATAGAAACTGTGCGAGGTGTTGGTTACGTTATTAGGGAGAAAGAAAGTAAAACATAG
- a CDS encoding sensor histidine kinase: MVTLLGRKKVKHSAIFRQTIVFTAITMSIVLTIVGIVRIVFVQFTLQSYNDIYIAQLNVSGLNRGNANNPQKPLDLLYQIMQDSSVLRRSLLSNRIVILDGQLISDPYGLIKENFKIPRLPYLYESDGMYYIFAGVPIFGSSLLIVGGPSLELTALLRNFEKAVFVIITTGFFISLLVSYFLAKNTLKPVVKMAKQISEIDAQTIDKRISEQKSQEFDIFAQKLNSMLDRIENAFEIQNQFVSDVSHELRTPLTSINGYIKMLKRWGKNDPKIMEESLNSIEASSEYLRDLVEQLLLLTKNDYQIKKENIDIKNVVKETLNLFKLELNEFKIDMQGKSFSVNSSKEYLSLILKIFIENAIKYSSNQKEITIKLDPDQKSISIQDHGIGIEQTKLKNIFERFYKVDSSRSDKGHGLGLSIAKKLADALDIELKAYSELGKGSTFTLIFLNQL; the protein is encoded by the coding sequence TTGGTTACGTTATTAGGGAGAAAGAAAGTAAAACATAGTGCAATTTTTAGGCAAACAATAGTTTTTACAGCCATTACTATGAGTATAGTATTGACAATTGTTGGCATAGTGAGGATCGTTTTTGTACAATTCACACTTCAAAGTTACAACGACATATATATTGCACAATTGAATGTAAGTGGACTGAATAGGGGAAATGCTAACAATCCTCAGAAACCTCTAGATTTGCTTTACCAAATTATGCAAGATTCAAGTGTATTGAGAAGAAGTTTATTATCAAACAGGATCGTTATTCTAGACGGACAGTTGATTTCAGACCCTTATGGTTTGATAAAGGAAAATTTTAAAATTCCTAGGTTACCGTATCTTTATGAATCTGATGGAATGTACTACATCTTTGCAGGTGTTCCTATATTTGGTTCATCTCTTTTAATAGTCGGCGGACCATCTCTTGAGCTAACAGCTCTTTTGAGAAACTTTGAAAAAGCAGTCTTTGTAATAATAACGACTGGTTTTTTTATATCATTATTAGTATCGTATTTTTTAGCTAAAAACACTCTCAAACCAGTGGTGAAAATGGCAAAACAAATATCTGAAATAGATGCCCAGACCATAGATAAGAGGATATCAGAACAAAAATCACAAGAATTTGATATCTTCGCACAAAAATTAAATTCTATGTTGGATAGAATTGAAAATGCTTTTGAAATACAAAATCAATTCGTTTCCGATGTTTCTCATGAGCTGAGAACACCTTTAACTTCTATAAATGGTTACATTAAAATGCTGAAAAGATGGGGAAAAAACGATCCCAAAATTATGGAAGAATCACTGAACAGTATAGAAGCATCCAGCGAATATTTAAGGGATCTAGTTGAACAGCTCTTGCTTCTGACTAAAAACGATTACCAAATCAAAAAAGAAAATATTGATATTAAAAACGTAGTAAAAGAAACTTTGAATCTTTTTAAATTAGAACTGAACGAATTCAAAATAGATATGCAAGGAAAAAGTTTCTCAGTGAACAGCTCTAAAGAATATCTCTCTTTAATACTCAAAATTTTCATTGAAAACGCAATAAAATACTCATCAAATCAAAAAGAAATAACAATAAAATTAGACCCAGATCAAAAGAGTATAAGTATACAAGACCATGGTATCGGTATTGAACAAACTAAATTAAAAAACATCTTCGAAAGGTTCTACAAAGTAGACTCTTCTCGAAGCGATAAAGGCCATGGATTAGGATTATCAATAGCAAAAAAACTAGCTGATGCGTTAGATATTGAATTAAAAGCTTATTCAGAATTAGGTAAAGGTAGTACTTTTACCTTGATCTTTTTGAATCAACTGTGA
- a CDS encoding cysteine desulfurase family protein, whose amino-acid sequence MVYFDNNATTQVDRDVADLILKYMTEYYANPNSIHQFGVDIENDLEEAREQISEAFKALPTEIFFTSCATESINWVIRGVAKANKNRGKHIITSTVEHSAVINTLKQLEREDFEVSYINVNDKGVIDLNELSKNIRQDTILVSLMAANNEVGTLQPVDDAYKIIKEKNEETYFHIDAVQAIGKIPFDLYKYKCDLASFSAHKFHGPKGVGILYKRRGTRIFPFITGGPQENGMRAGTQNVPGIVGTAMALKKSIENLDIMNSNIKNIRDHLAEELLKIGAKIVTPLENSVPNTLAFFFPNIRGDIIVNALSEEEIYVSTTSACSSKIKSFSRVMESMGYKNDEASGMIRISLSHLNKDDEAELFLIKLKNVLKFLNY is encoded by the coding sequence GTGGTTTATTTCGACAACAACGCAACTACCCAAGTTGATAGAGACGTTGCTGATTTGATTTTGAAATATATGACAGAATACTATGCAAATCCCAACTCTATTCATCAATTTGGAGTAGATATTGAAAACGATTTAGAAGAAGCTCGAGAGCAAATTTCCGAAGCGTTTAAAGCTTTACCTACGGAGATCTTTTTCACCTCTTGTGCTACTGAATCAATAAATTGGGTTATAAGAGGAGTTGCTAAAGCCAACAAAAATAGAGGCAAACACATTATAACTTCTACCGTGGAGCATTCTGCTGTTATTAACACACTCAAACAACTAGAAAGGGAAGACTTTGAAGTATCCTATATAAATGTGAATGATAAAGGAGTAATAGATCTAAATGAATTGTCAAAAAATATAAGACAGGACACCATACTAGTCAGCTTAATGGCTGCAAATAACGAAGTAGGTACCTTGCAACCTGTTGATGATGCCTACAAAATAATAAAAGAAAAAAATGAAGAAACATACTTTCACATTGATGCTGTACAAGCTATTGGTAAGATACCCTTTGATTTGTACAAATACAAATGTGATTTGGCTTCTTTTTCTGCACATAAATTTCATGGTCCAAAAGGTGTAGGCATTCTTTACAAACGTAGAGGAACAAGAATATTTCCCTTCATAACAGGAGGTCCCCAAGAAAATGGGATGAGAGCAGGAACACAAAATGTTCCAGGAATCGTTGGTACGGCTATGGCTTTGAAAAAATCTATTGAAAATCTTGACATAATGAATTCGAATATAAAAAATATTAGGGATCATCTAGCCGAAGAATTACTAAAAATAGGAGCAAAGATAGTCACTCCCTTAGAAAACTCGGTTCCCAATACATTAGCTTTTTTCTTTCCTAATATACGAGGAGATATTATTGTAAACGCCCTCTCAGAAGAAGAAATTTATGTATCAACCACTTCTGCATGCTCAAGTAAAATTAAATCTTTTAGTAGAGTTATGGAAAGTATGGGATACAAGAATGACGAGGCAAGTGGTATGATACGTATTAGCTTATCTCACTTGAATAAAGACGATGAGGCAGAATTATTCTTGATTAAGTTAAAAAATGTCTTGAAATTTTTGAATTATTGA
- a CDS encoding YicC/YloC family endoribonuclease, with the protein MRSMTGYGRITKNIGDYSYNVEIKSLNSKNLNINASISPLFSPLELNIQNLVKKYFKRGTLRISIDIKLLKTDNIIDVDLGLAKAYYNALNNLINELHLADDVNLEDLLKFKDIVKISIDEKTIDDIWKGMKEVLEEVIETVLRYQKEEGKDLKDFLNSYLNELEDIVIKIEEDAHQIKEKYREQLKHNINSLISNIDNIDENRLEMEIVLLAERADISEEIDRLKSHIRRFKNFLENENNNDSIGQELDFICQEMHREFNTIASKSKILDITNLSLEGRTLVNKIREQAQNIH; encoded by the coding sequence ATGAGAAGTATGACCGGTTACGGGAGAATAACAAAAAATATTGGTGATTACAGCTATAATGTAGAAATAAAATCTCTCAACTCCAAAAATCTAAACATCAACGCTTCAATCTCACCTTTATTTTCTCCATTAGAATTAAATATTCAAAATCTTGTAAAAAAATACTTCAAAAGAGGAACCTTGAGAATCTCTATAGATATAAAATTATTGAAAACAGACAACATAATAGATGTAGACCTAGGATTAGCTAAGGCTTATTACAATGCCCTCAATAACTTGATAAACGAATTGCATTTAGCTGATGATGTTAATTTAGAAGATTTGTTAAAATTCAAAGATATAGTTAAAATTTCCATAGATGAAAAAACTATCGATGATATTTGGAAAGGTATGAAAGAAGTTTTAGAAGAAGTAATCGAAACAGTCTTGAGATATCAAAAAGAAGAAGGTAAAGATCTAAAAGATTTTCTTAATAGTTATTTGAATGAACTTGAAGATATTGTTATTAAAATAGAAGAAGATGCTCACCAAATCAAAGAAAAATACAGAGAACAGTTAAAACACAACATTAATTCTTTGATTAGTAATATAGATAATATCGATGAAAATAGATTGGAAATGGAAATAGTCTTATTAGCAGAAAGAGCCGACATTAGCGAAGAAATAGACAGGTTAAAAAGCCACATTAGAAGATTCAAAAACTTCTTAGAAAATGAAAATAATAACGACAGTATAGGACAAGAACTAGATTTTATTTGTCAAGAAATGCATAGGGAATTCAACACGATCGCCTCCAAATCAAAAATTTTAGATATAACTAACCTTTCCTTGGAAGGGAGAACCTTAGTTAATAAAATTCGGGAGCAGGCTCAAAATATTCATTGA
- a CDS encoding DUF370 domain-containing protein — protein MYGLINIGLGNIVVGDRVIAIVSPTSQPLKRLKEIAEQQGKLLEVNHGRKTRAFIITDSGHIIASAIQPETITNRFLQNYYDIEKVLDKIRKEVL, from the coding sequence ATGTATGGATTGATCAACATAGGTCTCGGAAATATTGTTGTTGGTGATAGGGTTATAGCCATTGTTTCCCCTACTTCTCAACCCTTAAAAAGATTAAAAGAAATCGCAGAGCAGCAAGGGAAGTTACTAGAAGTAAACCACGGAAGAAAAACTAGAGCTTTTATAATAACCGACTCTGGTCATATTATAGCCAGTGCAATTCAACCAGAAACAATTACCAATAGATTTTTGCAGAACTATTATGACATTGAAAAAGTTTTAGACAAAATACGCAAGGAAGTATTATAA
- the gmk gene encoding guanylate kinase, whose product MDGLLYIVSGPSGAGKSTLIKNSLDKVIGFSFSVSYTTREKRAGEIDGKDYFFIDKNTFFKMKEGGEFLEWAEVHGNYYATSKKSLEETLKESRGLVLDVDVQGALNIKKIYENAIYIFILPPSHEDLEKRLKKRGTESKNSLEKRLKDAEWEISHIKYFDYVIVNQEIEESTNQLISILVAEQLKRERFNESTPFFFKKNMNF is encoded by the coding sequence ATGGATGGATTGCTTTATATTGTTAGCGGCCCATCAGGTGCAGGAAAATCTACATTGATAAAAAATTCGTTGGACAAAGTTATTGGTTTTTCTTTCTCCGTTTCCTATACCACAAGAGAAAAAAGAGCTGGAGAAATTGACGGAAAAGACTATTTTTTTATCGATAAAAACACCTTTTTTAAAATGAAAGAAGGCGGAGAATTTCTAGAGTGGGCTGAGGTTCATGGAAATTATTATGCCACATCAAAAAAATCCCTTGAGGAAACGTTAAAAGAAAGCCGGGGCCTTGTTTTAGATGTCGATGTTCAAGGAGCTCTAAACATAAAAAAAATTTATGAAAACGCTATATACATTTTTATTTTACCCCCCTCTCACGAGGACCTAGAAAAAAGGCTAAAAAAAAGGGGTACCGAATCAAAAAATTCTTTGGAAAAAAGACTGAAAGACGCAGAATGGGAGATTTCTCATATAAAATATTTCGATTATGTAATTGTAAATCAAGAAATCGAAGAATCGACAAATCAATTGATATCAATCCTTGTGGCAGAACAACTTAAAAGAGAAAGATTCAATGAAAGTACTCCGTTTTTTTTTAAAAAAAATATGAATTTTTAA
- a CDS encoding DNA-directed RNA polymerase subunit omega yields the protein MNLGINYDKISKRINYKYVIPIIAAKRAETLKNLDELKGVTEKKDYVSIALKELEEGKIQVKNPTLLDSLSK from the coding sequence ATGAATTTAGGAATAAATTACGATAAAATATCAAAAAGAATAAATTACAAATATGTTATTCCTATTATCGCAGCAAAAAGGGCCGAAACCCTAAAAAACTTAGATGAATTGAAAGGGGTTACTGAAAAAAAAGACTACGTAAGTATTGCCTTAAAAGAATTAGAAGAGGGTAAGATACAAGTTAAAAATCCAACTTTATTGGATAGTTTAAGTAAATAG
- the serS gene encoding serine--tRNA ligase has product MLDLKYIRENPQEIKEALIRRNNETSIIDEIISLDEERRKLLKEIETLRSQRNQNSKLVAKLKAQKKDDEADEIITKGKEISEQIKNLESDLKKIEDNLYYKLLCVPNIPDSSVPIGKDENENLELRKWGKPREFDFEPKAHWDLGTELDLLDFDRAAKLSGSRFTILKGDIARLELALINFMIDLHTKEHGYTFILPPHLVTKETITSSGQLPKFEDDLYKTSLDQMYLISTAEVSLAGLHRNETLELNSLPLKYVAYTPCYRREAGSYGKDVRGMIRQHQFDKVELFWYTNQEESPQALEELTSHAEKVLQLLNLPYRVVALCTGDLGFAASKTYDLEVWLPSYNDYKEISSCSNTKDFQGRRGNIRYRDKENKLHFVHTLNGSGLAVGRTLVAIMENYQIANGKIKIPEKLVPYMGKELIG; this is encoded by the coding sequence ATGTTAGATTTAAAGTATATCAGAGAAAATCCGCAAGAAATAAAAGAAGCTTTAATAAGAAGAAACAACGAAACATCTATAATAGATGAAATCATCTCTCTCGATGAAGAGAGAAGAAAATTGTTGAAAGAAATCGAAACTCTAAGGTCCCAAAGAAATCAAAACTCAAAATTAGTTGCTAAATTGAAAGCCCAAAAGAAAGATGATGAAGCCGATGAAATAATTACAAAGGGAAAGGAAATCTCAGAACAAATTAAAAATTTAGAATCAGATTTAAAAAAAATTGAAGACAATTTATATTATAAATTGTTATGTGTGCCTAATATCCCTGACAGCAGTGTACCCATTGGAAAGGATGAAAACGAAAATCTTGAATTAAGAAAATGGGGGAAACCACGAGAATTTGACTTTGAACCAAAAGCTCATTGGGATTTAGGCACTGAATTAGACCTATTAGATTTCGATAGAGCAGCTAAACTAAGCGGATCTCGATTCACCATCTTAAAAGGAGACATAGCCCGTTTAGAGTTAGCCTTAATCAACTTTATGATCGACTTACATACAAAAGAGCACGGTTACACCTTTATACTACCTCCACATCTAGTTACAAAAGAAACTATAACCTCGTCCGGTCAACTACCAAAATTCGAAGATGACCTATATAAAACTTCTTTGGATCAAATGTATCTAATTTCTACTGCGGAAGTTTCTCTTGCAGGTTTACATAGAAACGAAACCTTAGAATTAAATTCACTCCCTTTAAAATATGTAGCTTATACACCCTGTTATAGAAGAGAAGCCGGTAGTTATGGAAAAGACGTAAGAGGGATGATCAGGCAACATCAATTTGATAAAGTAGAATTATTTTGGTATACCAACCAAGAAGAATCCCCCCAAGCTTTGGAAGAATTAACAAGTCACGCAGAAAAGGTGCTACAACTATTGAATTTACCATATAGAGTGGTTGCTCTATGCACTGGGGACTTAGGCTTTGCAGCTTCCAAAACTTATGACTTGGAGGTGTGGTTACCCAGTTACAATGATTATAAAGAAATATCATCATGTTCGAATACAAAAGATTTTCAAGGAAGAAGGGGAAACATTAGGTACAGAGACAAAGAGAACAAACTACATTTCGTTCACACACTAAACGGTTCTGGATTAGCAGTTGGAAGAACTTTAGTAGCGATAATGGAAAACTATCAAATAGCTAATGGCAAGATAAAAATTCCTGAAAAACTCGTACCTTACATGGGAAAAGAGCTCATAGGTTGA
- a CDS encoding 16S rRNA (uracil(1498)-N(3))-methyltransferase, whose protein sequence is MPNTFYGKKANKEIILNEEETAHIKITRKVEGEIIKVITGDGLIYTATIVKIGRKETILEIIDKEKQREDYKPYVSVYLGMSKWDRMHLLLEKMVELRANSFYLYRGEKSEINYKNLHKFQRTIIETSKQTIFAHIPQINFIKFEEIPKKDTIVLDLDGKNNTLKKVLKELKGRQKINLVVGPEYGFSKREKDFFSTNSFKTVNLGKSIFRFETSVIYAMSIINYEYNRLFI, encoded by the coding sequence ATGCCAAATACGTTTTACGGAAAAAAAGCAAATAAAGAAATTATTTTAAACGAAGAAGAAACCGCGCACATAAAAATAACTAGAAAGGTCGAGGGAGAAATAATAAAAGTAATAACGGGAGATGGGTTAATATACACTGCAACAATAGTAAAAATTGGAAGAAAAGAAACGATCCTTGAAATTATAGACAAAGAAAAACAACGAGAAGATTATAAACCATATGTATCGGTATATTTAGGCATGAGTAAATGGGATAGAATGCATTTGTTGTTAGAAAAAATGGTTGAATTAAGGGCAAATAGCTTTTATCTTTACCGCGGAGAAAAATCAGAGATAAATTATAAAAATTTGCACAAGTTTCAAAGGACTATAATAGAAACTTCTAAACAAACTATTTTTGCCCACATCCCTCAAATTAATTTTATAAAATTCGAGGAGATTCCTAAGAAAGACACTATAGTACTGGATTTAGATGGAAAAAATAATACTTTAAAAAAAGTCTTAAAAGAATTAAAAGGTAGACAAAAAATAAACTTAGTTGTTGGCCCAGAGTATGGATTTTCAAAAAGAGAAAAAGACTTTTTTTCTACAAACTCATTCAAAACTGTTAATTTAGGTAAAAGCATTTTCCGCTTTGAAACCTCGGTTATATATGCAATGAGTATCATTAACTACGAATACAATAGATTATTTATTTAA
- a CDS encoding mechanosensitive ion channel family protein, with the protein MPEWLQTTINYLIRIGISILIIVIARYLAKLLHRIIINTAERSGKVTLQYKKSLMTILNIAMYTLGGFIIISVIFTNLSAFLAGLGIGGIIVAFAVQEPLGNLICGFLIMLNHLVVDGEAVEINGISGSVEEINVNHVIIRTWDGRRINLPSKEVWSSKIIHYWPSNIRRNEVKVGVSYSSDLNKVINVIDEAVRSAKLVHIDDDHQPMILFDGYADSSINFIVRFWAKRENFLASSMDVAKSIKQKFEENKVEIPFNQLDLHIKDVPNEITKNKEKI; encoded by the coding sequence ATGCCAGAATGGTTACAAACAACGATAAACTACTTGATAAGAATCGGTATCAGTATTTTAATCATTGTTATAGCTAGGTATTTAGCAAAACTTTTACATAGAATCATAATAAACACAGCAGAAAGAAGCGGAAAAGTTACTCTTCAATACAAGAAATCTTTAATGACAATATTAAATATAGCTATGTATACCTTAGGTGGTTTTATCATTATTTCCGTAATTTTTACCAACCTAAGCGCTTTTTTAGCTGGGTTAGGTATTGGCGGTATAATAGTAGCCTTTGCAGTACAAGAACCTCTTGGTAACTTAATCTGTGGATTTTTAATAATGTTGAACCATCTAGTAGTAGATGGTGAAGCTGTGGAAATAAACGGAATATCTGGCTCAGTAGAAGAGATAAACGTTAATCATGTCATCATAAGAACGTGGGATGGAAGAAGAATTAATCTTCCCAGTAAAGAAGTATGGTCAAGCAAGATCATACATTATTGGCCATCCAACATAAGAAGAAACGAGGTAAAAGTCGGGGTATCTTATTCGTCTGATCTGAACAAGGTAATAAACGTAATAGATGAAGCGGTACGATCAGCCAAATTAGTGCATATAGATGATGACCATCAACCAATGATTCTTTTCGATGGATACGCCGATTCTTCTATAAACTTTATTGTAAGGTTCTGGGCAAAGCGTGAAAATTTCCTTGCTTCGTCGATGGATGTAGCAAAGTCGATTAAACAAAAATTTGAAGAAAATAAAGTCGAGATACCTTTCAATCAATTAGACCTTCACATAAAAGATGTCCCAAATGAAATAACAAAAAACAAAGAAAAAATTTAA
- a CDS encoding flagellar hook-length control protein FliK, which produces MNIALTDLITNLPKSNNINNFTTYASNAKLESFDQKLQDIFSNIEENLGFKNSPMPEKEVLKNNKKNNGSNELLIKTIEKSNNNLLVTLNVNDSKDLIISNTKKNKNIKLDVDQLLLLIETSIKNAKNIDKKELLIQAQKILSSSKTEFTEDDIEVLQKAFNIIIKERASNTEIHLEGLIKHSKFIDETPSTLSQNNIHSNGSQETNQIVSPDIQKLLQLIEKTSKSIENKNEINTLEQAQKILISSKTELTEEDKEVLQKAFSIIMKESKASNSEIPLVGLIKHSKSIEETPSTLSQNNLQSKGSQEAGQIVNSDIQKLLSTIQESSKNIENKDEINTLEQAQKILSSFKTEFTPDELNIIKTALGINTNNNSKMGNSSSNLIEEATLITNSLIKGNTDKTKNNKIENNNFIKSMEFDQKSDLLNTKNNFGKNVYFDPYETRKNNINKDKNSELQKDNTVKLIPTSNLGDVSKNLNIEQLKTNQSTNEIDLKSLQINKNSIQDGIPETNLKDLNVQIKEVIISKNTQTFLNESFSVKISPPDLGKVDIQILKNGQAVTVNISTETENAKNIISKTLQSLIGNLRDEGYQPINIKVNVTQEEHYLADQNKQHQQEQEQKKYDEDNQNDDQPKEGTYYTFDDYLRSDVSV; this is translated from the coding sequence TTGAACATTGCCTTAACTGATCTTATAACAAATTTACCTAAATCTAATAATATTAATAATTTTACTACATATGCATCTAATGCTAAATTGGAATCCTTCGATCAAAAACTTCAAGATATCTTTAGCAACATAGAAGAAAATCTCGGTTTTAAAAACTCTCCAATGCCAGAAAAAGAAGTATTAAAAAATAATAAAAAAAACAACGGTTCTAACGAACTTTTAATTAAAACTATTGAAAAATCAAATAATAATTTATTAGTCACATTGAATGTGAATGATTCGAAAGATTTAATAATTTCAAACACTAAAAAAAACAAAAACATCAAATTGGATGTCGATCAATTACTATTACTCATAGAGACTTCTATCAAAAACGCTAAAAACATAGATAAAAAGGAATTATTAATTCAAGCACAAAAAATATTATCCTCCTCTAAAACAGAGTTTACAGAGGATGACATAGAGGTATTACAAAAAGCTTTTAACATTATCATTAAAGAAAGAGCTAGTAATACCGAAATACATTTAGAAGGCTTAATCAAGCATTCTAAATTCATAGATGAAACCCCCTCCACTCTGTCGCAAAACAACATACATTCAAATGGTTCACAAGAAACAAATCAGATTGTCAGCCCAGACATTCAAAAATTATTACAGTTAATAGAAAAAACTTCAAAAAGTATAGAAAACAAAAATGAAATCAATACATTAGAGCAAGCTCAGAAAATTCTAATTTCTTCAAAAACTGAACTCACAGAAGAAGATAAAGAGGTATTGCAAAAAGCTTTTAGTATTATCATGAAAGAAAGTAAAGCTAGTAATAGTGAAATACCTTTAGTAGGCTTAATCAAGCATTCTAAATCTATAGAAGAAACCCCCTCCACTTTGTCACAAAACAACCTACAATCAAAAGGTTCACAAGAAGCTGGTCAGATTGTCAACTCTGATATCCAAAAATTATTATCCACAATACAAGAAAGCTCAAAAAATATAGAAAACAAAGATGAAATCAATACATTAGAGCAAGCTCAAAAAATACTCTCATCTTTTAAAACAGAGTTTACACCTGATGAATTAAATATAATTAAAACTGCTCTTGGTATAAATACCAACAATAATTCAAAGATGGGAAATTCTTCGTCAAACCTAATTGAAGAAGCAACTCTCATAACCAATTCCTTGATTAAGGGAAACACTGATAAAACAAAGAATAATAAAATTGAGAATAATAATTTCATAAAATCAATGGAATTTGATCAAAAATCAGATCTTTTAAATACAAAAAACAACTTTGGAAAAAATGTGTATTTTGATCCATATGAAACCAGAAAAAACAACATCAATAAAGATAAAAACTCTGAATTACAAAAAGATAATACAGTAAAACTTATACCAACCAGCAATTTAGGAGACGTCAGTAAGAATTTAAATATCGAACAACTAAAAACCAATCAAAGTACTAATGAAATAGATTTAAAATCTCTACAAATCAATAAAAATAGTATACAAGACGGTATCCCTGAAACCAATCTAAAAGATTTAAACGTTCAAATAAAGGAAGTAATTATCTCTAAAAACACTCAAACTTTTTTAAACGAAAGTTTCTCAGTCAAAATATCTCCTCCAGACTTAGGAAAAGTGGATATTCAAATCTTAAAAAACGGGCAAGCTGTAACTGTTAATATATCAACGGAAACAGAAAATGCAAAAAATATTATATCAAAAACATTACAGTCTTTAATTGGAAATTTAAGGGATGAAGGATACCAACCCATCAATATAAAAGTGAATGTCACACAAGAAGAACATTATTTAGCCGATCAAAATAAACAACATCAACAAGAGCAAGAGCAGAAAAAATACGATGAAGATAACCAGAATGACGATCAGCCAAAAGAAGGAACTTACTACACCTTTGATGATTATTTAAGGAGTGATGTGAGTGTTTAA